A portion of the Algisphaera agarilytica genome contains these proteins:
- a CDS encoding helix-turn-helix domain-containing protein, whose translation MKQSRRRGVRRPRHHYWPSEDIRHIDDIPPGTPTVLYCRVSGSRQDPEPQTQDLIQAAAAAGLPVVGERCHTGPAGEALAAIREAAILAAEHGGVVLATGTTRFARAAAWQTGEQDNVRAGQHTIKEVCEAAGVPLVTVLHPDTPPREEREYHARLGRTAKPPAGRTPNKRPGYKKRRRLKLLPRVLRMRLDGYSNRGIGRELGVAEKTVRDWLKRCDA comes from the coding sequence GTGAAACAATCAAGACGAAGGGGCGTCCGCCGCCCCCGGCACCACTACTGGCCAAGTGAAGACATCCGACACATCGACGACATCCCACCGGGCACGCCCACCGTGCTGTATTGCCGCGTGAGCGGCTCCCGCCAAGACCCGGAGCCGCAAACGCAAGATCTAATCCAAGCGGCCGCCGCCGCAGGATTGCCCGTGGTGGGCGAGCGGTGCCACACCGGCCCAGCGGGCGAGGCGTTGGCCGCAATACGCGAGGCGGCGATCCTGGCGGCCGAGCACGGCGGCGTGGTGTTGGCGACGGGGACGACCCGCTTTGCCCGTGCCGCCGCGTGGCAGACCGGCGAGCAGGACAACGTGCGGGCAGGCCAGCACACCATCAAGGAAGTATGCGAAGCCGCCGGGGTGCCGCTGGTGACGGTGCTGCACCCGGATACCCCACCGCGTGAAGAACGCGAGTACCACGCCCGGTTAGGACGCACCGCGAAGCCACCCGCCGGGCGAACACCGAATAAGCGACCGGGATATAAGAAGCGGCGGCGCTTGAAGCTACTGCCCCGCGTGCTACGCATGCGGCTGGATGGTTACAGCAACCGGGGGATAGGACGCGAACTTGGGGTGGCGGAAAAAACGGTCCGTGATTGGCTAAAACGATGCGACGCATGA
- a CDS encoding DNA cytosine methyltransferase, which produces MKLSVYGKEAMASKYKVIDLFAGAGGLSLGFRQAGFEAVFAVEKEPDFAKTYAENFGSHIVASSIEDVVASGICPKADIVVGGPPCQGFSNLTGNKRSDPRRKLWQYFMDVVESSDCKVFVCENVPNMLTSAEGTALIRRARKLGFHVTDDSMGVLLASEYGTPQNRRRCIIIGSKLGPTKLPKPNGEKRTVRDAFQSIPLKPIHKDLHATPASGSDLHIARNPTELSLKRYKLIPPGGNRFDLQRLAPELTPGCWIRKTSGGTDLFGRLEYDGPARCTIRTEFYKPEKGRYLHPKADRPITHWEASRLQGFPDDFRWHGTKIRIAIQIGNAVPPPLAKAIAENVKKHLREFKHRPTSRPAKADLRQLSLLPS; this is translated from the coding sequence GTGAAATTATCTGTTTACGGCAAGGAAGCCATGGCCTCAAAATACAAAGTAATTGACCTATTTGCCGGAGCCGGGGGACTGAGCCTTGGCTTTCGCCAAGCTGGGTTTGAGGCTGTTTTTGCTGTTGAGAAAGAGCCCGACTTCGCGAAGACCTATGCCGAGAATTTTGGCAGCCACATCGTCGCCTCTAGTATCGAGGACGTTGTTGCTTCGGGTATTTGTCCCAAGGCGGATATCGTTGTTGGCGGGCCACCATGCCAGGGGTTCTCAAACCTCACGGGCAATAAACGTTCTGATCCTAGACGCAAGCTTTGGCAGTATTTCATGGACGTCGTAGAGTCGTCCGACTGCAAGGTTTTTGTGTGTGAAAATGTGCCAAACATGCTTACCTCGGCGGAGGGTACCGCACTCATACGGAGGGCACGTAAACTTGGATTCCATGTCACCGATGACAGCATGGGTGTTTTGCTAGCGAGCGAGTATGGCACACCGCAGAATAGGCGACGGTGCATAATCATCGGTTCAAAGCTAGGGCCTACCAAACTACCAAAACCAAATGGTGAGAAGCGAACGGTGCGGGACGCATTTCAGTCGATTCCTTTAAAGCCTATTCACAAAGATCTGCATGCAACTCCTGCTAGCGGATCTGACTTGCACATTGCCCGTAACCCCACAGAGCTTTCACTCAAGCGATACAAACTAATTCCACCCGGTGGCAACCGGTTTGATTTACAACGGTTGGCACCCGAACTAACTCCGGGCTGCTGGATACGTAAAACATCCGGAGGCACGGACCTGTTTGGACGCCTTGAGTACGACGGCCCTGCACGCTGCACAATCAGAACAGAGTTCTATAAACCCGAAAAGGGTAGGTACCTCCACCCGAAAGCTGACCGACCTATCACACATTGGGAAGCCTCACGCCTACAAGGTTTCCCCGATGACTTTCGATGGCATGGAACCAAAATTCGAATCGCGATACAAATCGGTAATGCTGTACCACCTCCACTAGCGAAGGCAATCGCCGAGAACGTTAAGAAGCATCTTCGCGAATTCAAACATAGACCAACGTCACGCCCAGCAAAGGCTGATCTAAGGCAGCTTTCATTGCTTCCTAGCTAA
- a CDS encoding HNH endonuclease, with the protein MDLNSIPIPNLAEERLGPFHQTLLRAFISLGVAQPVTLNEIRAVMGFEPHEQQQLRKRIQELRDAGWNARRVEGRRNRQFLYALESIEPTLEHKQPHSISAKDRAEVMHRAGRRCQMCGLTVKEDGVKLVVDHKVPRNWGGSNDIENLEALCEECNGGKKDFFASLDADLMRKCMNFELPIQRLGELLKAFDGQIVPRRLLEIVGQDDEWTRRLRELRDLGWEVKSVRAKGESGAARFAYQLISSRPWPANIKAEIAKSAQKRGSKSLS; encoded by the coding sequence GTGGACTTGAATTCAATTCCGATTCCGAATCTTGCAGAAGAGCGTCTTGGCCCGTTTCACCAAACACTACTTCGAGCTTTTATCAGTTTGGGTGTTGCCCAGCCCGTAACGCTAAATGAAATCCGTGCCGTAATGGGGTTCGAGCCTCATGAGCAGCAACAACTCCGGAAACGGATACAAGAACTAAGAGATGCGGGCTGGAACGCTCGACGTGTTGAAGGGCGTCGAAATCGTCAGTTTCTCTATGCCCTTGAATCAATTGAGCCGACGCTTGAGCACAAGCAGCCACACTCGATTAGTGCTAAGGACCGTGCAGAAGTCATGCATAGAGCAGGGCGGAGATGCCAAATGTGCGGACTGACTGTTAAAGAAGACGGAGTTAAGCTAGTTGTAGATCACAAGGTCCCTCGCAACTGGGGTGGATCAAATGATATTGAAAACCTCGAAGCCCTATGCGAAGAATGTAATGGTGGAAAGAAGGATTTCTTTGCGTCGCTTGACGCAGACCTCATGCGTAAATGCATGAATTTCGAGCTACCGATACAGCGACTCGGCGAACTACTTAAGGCTTTTGATGGACAGATAGTTCCACGCCGTTTGCTTGAGATTGTTGGGCAAGATGATGAATGGACTCGTCGGCTTCGCGAGCTACGCGACCTTGGTTGGGAAGTAAAATCTGTGCGGGCGAAGGGTGAAAGCGGAGCCGCACGTTTCGCGTATCAGCTTATTTCTTCTAGGCCATGGCCAGCGAATATCAAGGCGGAAATTGCCAAGTCCGCTCAAAAGCGTGGATCAAAGTCGCTTAGCTAG
- a CDS encoding thermonuclease family protein → MLRYAAFAFAFLLSTSTQADTLTGRVVGVSDGDTITILIDKEEVKIRLEGIDAPETGQAFGTQAKKALSDQVFGEDVAVVVTDTDRYQRKIGRVYVKVRGKTRDINLAMVAAGMAWHYTAYSDDPELAEAEETARKKRRGLWRDPDPMPPWEWRKQN, encoded by the coding sequence ATGCTCAGATACGCCGCATTTGCGTTTGCCTTCTTGTTATCTACCTCGACTCAGGCCGACACTCTGACCGGCCGTGTCGTGGGCGTGAGTGACGGCGACACGATTACCATCCTGATTGATAAAGAAGAAGTAAAAATCCGCCTTGAAGGCATAGACGCCCCCGAGACGGGGCAGGCATTTGGTACGCAAGCTAAGAAGGCATTGTCCGATCAAGTATTTGGCGAGGATGTTGCCGTCGTTGTTACCGATACCGACCGCTACCAACGCAAGATCGGCAGGGTGTACGTGAAAGTGAGAGGCAAGACCCGCGACATCAATCTCGCTATGGTCGCGGCGGGCATGGCCTGGCACTACACCGCCTATAGTGACGACCCCGAACTGGCCGAAGCCGAAGAAACTGCGAGGAAGAAACGCCGAGGCCTATGGCGTGATCCGGACCCGATGCCGCCGTGGGAGTGGCGGAAACAGAACTAA
- a CDS encoding recombinase family protein codes for MQKKVAVYIRVSTTGQNEAGQREAITAWLKNHGHDILMVTWHVERYTGTTTTRPALDQLQAAIFRGEHEMVVTWRLDRLSRKQRDGINLLANWCDAGVRVVSISQQLDLSGATGRLIAGVLFAVAEMELETMRERQRVGIEAAKQRGVYQGRVPGTTKAKPTRAAELRDRGLTQEEIATALGVSRTTVNRYLRKVG; via the coding sequence ATGCAAAAGAAGGTTGCGGTTTATATCCGCGTGAGCACCACCGGGCAGAACGAAGCGGGCCAACGCGAGGCGATAACCGCGTGGCTCAAAAATCATGGTCACGACATACTCATGGTCACTTGGCACGTGGAACGCTACACAGGGACGACAACCACCCGTCCCGCGTTAGACCAACTACAGGCCGCCATCTTTAGGGGCGAGCACGAGATGGTGGTGACATGGCGTTTAGATCGCCTAAGCCGCAAACAGCGTGACGGAATCAACCTCCTTGCCAACTGGTGTGACGCGGGCGTACGCGTTGTTTCAATTAGCCAACAGCTTGACCTTAGCGGTGCGACCGGCCGCCTGATAGCCGGGGTGCTGTTTGCCGTGGCCGAGATGGAATTAGAGACGATGCGGGAGCGACAGAGGGTAGGAATTGAGGCAGCAAAGCAGCGAGGCGTATACCAAGGACGCGTACCCGGCACCACTAAGGCGAAGCCCACCCGTGCCGCCGAGCTACGCGACCGGGGGCTAACGCAGGAGGAGATTGCAACGGCTCTTGGCGTGAGCCGGACGACCGTAAATCGATACCTAAGAAAGGTTGGCTAG
- a CDS encoding recombinase family protein has product MATETEPTRVYSYIRFSTEAQGKEGRDSERRQNEWRDRFMAAHPTYVLDDELKLLDDACSAYKDEHRGKDGKLGQFLDHVEHGRIPTGSILLVESIDRLTRLEPFTALEMICFGLLKHGITIQTQIARYDREAATNGQIHGLIAEITRAYQESKHKSERVRAAFDNKFKKARTCGKKVTARCPAWLWLDKETDEFVEVPGARETIQRIYQMKLDGLSQHKIEKTLNAKIGGATWQRPKGWGVGYIRKIWSNPAVIGELQRYRRGADGKRRPVEAPIPGYFPVIVDPDTFYAVQSQLAGNRGKGGRNGKKWNVFTHIIKCGYCSGAMYYKPPHARDAARLKCSNAKRGLGCVAGTVRYAEVVDVLLRGCVYLDPAQVLPAADEHAAKAAALRKQRDGELAELQGIKQRRKNFLDQLGRTNCPETRDDYQRMRATLAERANELEDTTAEVMRQLVKLENGTKNMRCWQRGVADLIDAIEDDEAADMRAKLSAHLRTFIDCIEVFPHGFPKVAEPATHCQIERGEPVPGKRGRRRRVPAKRWWDADVDTIIETLDAAYDDTLGPRPTNKRWAKFERYVLDRRMSKEGRFYRVHFKTGERVDLVPPGGLATGYTTVGKTVEKTLPNIAGLWKDFNEA; this is encoded by the coding sequence ATGGCAACCGAGACAGAACCGACACGGGTGTATTCATACATTCGCTTCAGCACAGAAGCACAGGGCAAGGAAGGTCGTGATAGCGAACGCCGCCAGAACGAATGGCGTGACAGATTTATGGCGGCCCATCCCACGTACGTGTTGGACGACGAACTCAAGCTCCTAGATGATGCGTGTAGTGCCTACAAGGACGAACACCGGGGTAAGGATGGAAAACTAGGACAGTTCCTAGATCACGTTGAACATGGCCGCATCCCCACCGGCAGCATCTTGTTGGTTGAGAGCATCGACCGGCTGACACGGCTGGAGCCCTTTACCGCATTGGAGATGATTTGTTTTGGCCTATTAAAACACGGCATAACTATCCAGACGCAGATTGCTCGTTACGACCGTGAAGCAGCAACAAACGGCCAAATCCATGGCCTTATCGCCGAGATCACCCGTGCCTACCAAGAGTCGAAGCATAAGAGTGAGCGGGTTCGAGCGGCGTTTGATAACAAATTTAAGAAGGCACGCACATGCGGTAAGAAAGTGACTGCTCGCTGTCCAGCATGGCTATGGCTAGACAAGGAGACCGATGAGTTTGTAGAGGTACCCGGTGCAAGGGAGACAATCCAACGCATTTACCAAATGAAACTGGACGGGCTTAGCCAACACAAAATTGAGAAGACGCTTAACGCCAAAATCGGTGGGGCAACATGGCAGCGGCCGAAGGGGTGGGGAGTTGGCTATATACGGAAGATTTGGAGCAACCCTGCCGTCATTGGCGAGTTACAACGTTACCGCCGTGGGGCGGATGGCAAACGACGCCCCGTGGAGGCACCGATCCCGGGTTACTTTCCCGTCATCGTTGATCCGGACACCTTCTATGCCGTTCAGTCTCAGCTTGCCGGCAACCGAGGCAAGGGAGGTCGGAATGGGAAGAAGTGGAATGTATTCACACACATCATCAAGTGCGGGTATTGCAGTGGGGCTATGTATTACAAGCCTCCCCACGCAAGAGACGCCGCTAGGCTGAAATGCAGTAACGCCAAACGCGGCCTTGGGTGTGTTGCGGGAACTGTACGGTATGCGGAGGTTGTGGATGTATTGTTGCGGGGATGCGTGTACCTAGACCCGGCCCAAGTGCTGCCCGCCGCCGATGAACACGCGGCGAAGGCTGCGGCACTACGGAAGCAGCGGGATGGCGAACTGGCGGAATTGCAGGGTATAAAACAAAGACGAAAAAACTTCCTAGATCAACTGGGCCGTACGAACTGCCCCGAGACGCGTGATGATTACCAACGGATGCGGGCAACCCTGGCGGAGCGTGCAAACGAACTAGAAGACACCACGGCAGAGGTGATGCGGCAGCTAGTGAAGCTGGAAAACGGAACAAAAAACATGCGGTGTTGGCAGCGTGGAGTGGCCGACTTGATCGACGCCATCGAAGACGACGAAGCGGCAGACATGCGGGCCAAACTATCCGCCCACCTCCGAACGTTTATTGACTGCATCGAGGTGTTCCCCCACGGCTTCCCCAAGGTGGCGGAGCCCGCGACTCACTGCCAAATAGAACGGGGTGAGCCGGTGCCGGGCAAGCGTGGGCGACGGCGACGTGTTCCCGCGAAGCGGTGGTGGGACGCGGATGTCGACACCATAATCGAAACGCTGGATGCGGCATACGACGACACGCTCGGCCCCAGGCCAACGAATAAACGGTGGGCCAAATTTGAGCGTTATGTATTGGACCGCCGGATGAGCAAAGAGGGCCGCTTCTACCGCGTGCACTTCAAAACCGGTGAGCGGGTGGACCTAGTGCCGCCGGGTGGGCTAGCCACCGGATATACCACGGTAGGCAAGACGGTAGAAAAAACGCTGCCAAACATCGCGGGGCTGTGGAAGGACTTTAATGAGGCGTGA
- a CDS encoding magnesium chelatase domain-containing protein has product MSGNAGPTVFRQVCAMLAQVHSFVLQGIDPLACEVEVDVAESGFPKTTIVGLPDTAVKESIERVRSAIVNSGYPFPMARLLVNLAPADIAKSGPVYDLPIAVGLLLAAQVVQTQRHKRLLFAGELALDGRVRPINGVINLAILAKKLGVEGVVVPVDNAEEARAVDGIEVYPVDALSSVVGFLNGTFDIEPLGPVAVEHELARANAAIDFADVRGQEAVKRALTIAAAGGHNLMLLALI; this is encoded by the coding sequence GTGTCTGGGAACGCGGGGCCGACCGTTTTCAGGCAGGTCTGCGCGATGTTGGCTCAGGTTCATAGTTTTGTGTTGCAGGGGATCGACCCGCTGGCGTGCGAGGTCGAGGTGGATGTCGCTGAGAGTGGCTTTCCCAAGACCACGATCGTCGGGCTGCCCGACACCGCGGTGAAAGAATCCATCGAGCGGGTGCGGTCGGCGATCGTGAATTCGGGGTACCCGTTTCCGATGGCGCGGTTGTTGGTGAATCTTGCGCCGGCGGACATCGCCAAGTCGGGGCCGGTGTATGACCTGCCGATTGCGGTGGGGTTGCTGCTCGCGGCACAGGTGGTGCAGACCCAGCGTCACAAGCGGCTGTTGTTCGCCGGGGAGCTGGCGTTGGACGGGCGTGTTCGGCCGATCAATGGGGTCATCAACCTCGCGATCCTGGCGAAGAAGCTGGGCGTGGAAGGCGTGGTTGTGCCGGTGGACAACGCCGAGGAAGCGCGGGCGGTGGACGGGATCGAGGTGTACCCGGTGGATGCGTTGTCGAGCGTGGTGGGGTTTCTGAACGGGACGTTCGACATCGAGCCTTTGGGGCCGGTGGCGGTCGAGCATGAACTCGCACGTGCAAACGCCGCGATCGACTTCGCGGATGTGCGCGGGCAGGAGGCGGTGAAGCGGGCGCTGACCATCGCGGCGGCGGGCGGGCACAACCTCATGCTATTGGCGCTAATTTAA
- a CDS encoding M57 family metalloprotease, whose product MAKGLRGGALALVGGLLGIGVGVPSAQGAVVFSLNRDGSSADGVLDDGSRWNAVQTNFVRNGTTLERSLAGGLRYSLQGGSYAAYRDLFSWRITPSTQAFTDAVDRAFNAWTKVDPVSGFGTQLSFQADLNTAVDDGVDNYVRLGSEIDLFGKNIGTGQRGQAYFNSISLNQGLTLTSGTTGYGGFAIAGADVDMNTNVTWWSLSDFEVILTHEIGHAIGLGDVDFPGSNGFIDNNYDPNNPTATLTDSWADLVNPLNPADSAGLSLYTVPNSSQGVDAPGVDILMESNIPSVFFSQGYAELQNDDFGGRQFLYPELERALILAGDYNGNGVVDAADYTVWQDSFGSTIALDADGNGNGIVDAADYTVWQDNFGAIAGTGTLSIIPEPATGLAMLGLLGFRRPSRRGA is encoded by the coding sequence ATGGCTAAAGGTTTACGGGGCGGTGCGTTGGCGTTGGTTGGCGGACTGCTCGGGATCGGTGTCGGCGTGCCCTCGGCTCAGGGGGCCGTGGTGTTCAGCCTGAATCGGGACGGCTCGTCGGCGGACGGCGTGCTGGACGACGGCTCGCGGTGGAACGCGGTCCAAACCAACTTCGTGCGCAACGGCACCACGCTTGAGCGGTCGCTGGCGGGCGGCCTCCGGTACTCGCTCCAGGGCGGCTCTTACGCGGCGTACCGCGACTTGTTTTCGTGGCGCATCACGCCGTCGACCCAGGCGTTTACCGACGCGGTGGATCGGGCGTTCAATGCCTGGACCAAAGTCGACCCCGTATCGGGCTTCGGCACCCAGCTCTCGTTTCAGGCCGACCTGAACACCGCGGTCGACGACGGTGTGGACAACTACGTGCGGCTGGGTTCAGAGATCGACCTGTTCGGCAAGAACATCGGCACCGGCCAACGAGGCCAGGCCTACTTCAACTCGATCTCGCTCAACCAGGGATTGACCCTCACCTCCGGCACGACCGGCTACGGCGGCTTCGCGATCGCCGGGGCGGACGTCGACATGAACACCAACGTGACGTGGTGGTCCTTGTCCGACTTCGAGGTCATCCTCACCCACGAGATCGGCCACGCCATCGGGCTCGGCGACGTCGACTTCCCGGGAAGCAACGGCTTCATCGACAACAACTACGACCCGAACAACCCCACCGCCACGCTCACCGACAGCTGGGCGGACCTCGTCAACCCGCTGAACCCCGCCGACTCGGCCGGGCTCTCGCTCTACACCGTGCCCAACAGCAGCCAGGGCGTGGACGCCCCCGGCGTGGACATCTTGATGGAGAGCAACATCCCCTCGGTCTTCTTCAGCCAGGGCTACGCCGAGCTACAAAACGACGACTTCGGCGGCCGCCAGTTCCTCTACCCCGAGCTCGAGCGTGCCCTGATCCTCGCCGGCGACTACAACGGCAACGGGGTGGTGGACGCGGCGGACTACACGGTGTGGCAGGACAGCTTCGGCTCGACGATCGCCCTCGACGCGGATGGCAACGGCAACGGCATCGTGGATGCCGCTGACTACACCGTCTGGCAAGACAACTTCGGAGCCATCGCCGGCACCGGCACACTCTCGATCATCCCCGAGCCTGCGACGGGATTGGCTATGCTCGGTTTGCTCGGGTTTCGTCGTCCTTCGCGGCGTGGGGCCTGA
- a CDS encoding DEAD/DEAH box helicase yields the protein MDFAQLPLAEPILQAVADCGYVTASPIQAQTIPHTLEGRDVLGCAQTGTGKTAAFALPTLHRMHTEKRPSGKRLPRCLVLAPTRELAGQIAQSFQDYGQRIDLASVLVYGGVNQNPQITKLNRGVDLIIATPGRLIDLMEQGHVDLSRVQTFILDEADRMLDMGFIPDIRKINKKVPKDRQTLLFSATMPPAIEKLANDLLRNPVKISTAPQSTTADRVEQAVYFVDKGHKPQMLAHLLGKHSVSRAIVFTRTKYGADKLVRRLKKFKFPAEAIHGNKTQNARLRSLERFKSGQCHVLVATDIASRGIDVDNVSHVFNYDLPDDPESYVHRIGRTARAGASGMAIAFCDKLERANLTAVQRTIKMKLPVLTDFPDDIPEGEAAKLPDDTPSPKRQQRGQNQGQGKPRRGGGGVQGQAKLSKSSKKPKRRFQPRGKPGQGAAQGGSGGGRGKGKGKPGGRSGGNSGGGKPRRRGPKSG from the coding sequence ATGGACTTCGCCCAACTCCCCCTTGCCGAACCGATCCTCCAGGCCGTCGCCGACTGCGGTTACGTCACCGCCTCGCCGATCCAGGCCCAGACGATCCCCCACACGCTCGAGGGGCGTGATGTGCTCGGCTGCGCCCAGACCGGCACCGGCAAAACCGCCGCGTTTGCCCTGCCCACGCTCCACCGCATGCACACCGAGAAACGCCCGTCCGGCAAGCGATTGCCACGCTGCCTCGTGCTCGCGCCGACCCGCGAGTTGGCCGGGCAGATCGCCCAGAGCTTCCAGGACTACGGCCAGCGAATCGACCTCGCCAGCGTGCTCGTCTACGGCGGTGTGAACCAGAACCCGCAGATCACCAAGCTCAACCGCGGCGTCGACCTGATCATCGCCACGCCCGGCCGACTGATCGACCTGATGGAGCAGGGCCACGTCGACCTGTCGCGGGTGCAGACGTTCATCCTCGACGAGGCCGACCGGATGCTCGACATGGGATTCATCCCCGACATCCGCAAGATCAACAAGAAGGTGCCCAAGGACCGCCAGACGCTGCTGTTCTCCGCGACGATGCCGCCCGCGATCGAGAAGCTCGCCAACGATTTGCTGCGCAACCCGGTGAAGATCAGCACCGCCCCGCAGTCCACCACGGCCGACCGGGTCGAGCAGGCGGTGTACTTCGTCGACAAGGGCCACAAGCCGCAGATGCTCGCGCACCTCCTGGGCAAGCACTCGGTCTCGCGGGCCATCGTGTTCACCCGCACCAAGTACGGGGCGGACAAGCTCGTACGTCGTCTGAAGAAGTTCAAATTCCCCGCCGAGGCGATCCACGGCAACAAAACCCAGAACGCCCGCCTCCGCAGCCTCGAACGTTTCAAGTCCGGGCAGTGCCATGTTCTCGTCGCGACCGACATCGCCTCCCGCGGGATCGACGTCGACAACGTGTCGCACGTGTTCAATTACGACTTGCCGGACGACCCCGAGTCGTACGTGCACCGCATCGGTCGCACGGCTCGGGCCGGGGCCTCGGGCATGGCGATCGCGTTCTGCGACAAGCTCGAGCGGGCCAACCTGACCGCGGTGCAGCGGACCATCAAGATGAAGCTGCCGGTGCTGACCGACTTCCCGGATGACATCCCCGAGGGTGAAGCCGCGAAGCTGCCCGATGACACGCCATCCCCCAAGCGTCAGCAGCGCGGCCAGAACCAGGGCCAAGGCAAGCCTCGGCGAGGCGGCGGTGGTGTTCAAGGACAGGCCAAGTTGTCCAAATCCAGCAAGAAACCCAAACGCCGCTTCCAACCCCGCGGCAAGCCCGGCCAAGGCGCTGCCCAAGGCGGCTCCGGCGGCGGACGCGGCAAGGGCAAAGGCAAACCCGGCGGCCGTTCGGGGGGCAATTCCGGCGGCGGTAAACCCCGGCGGCGCGGCCCGAAGTCTGGATAG